TGTTTTTATATTTATTGGTTTCCTATATTTGGCCTATAAGAATCGAAAATTATTTTTTCAAACATTGTTGCAGTTTAATATTGGTCGTTTGATTTGCTATGGCGTTTATATTGTCTATCAAACTCATGTCCCTCGGCCGCAGTTAACTGGAGATAATTGGCTAATCAATTTAGTTCATTTTGTTTATCGTTCAGATGAACCGTTTAATTGTTTTCCAAGTATCCATGTTTTGACGTCCTATTTGATGATGAAAGCTTATCTGGTTGGTGAGGGCATACCTCGTATTTATAAGGTTTCAGTTACATTGATGTCTGTTTTAATTATCGCTTCCACTCAATTTATTAAACAGCATGTGCTTTTGGATATCTTAGGAGCGATCGTGGTAGCAGAAGTAATGACGTATTTTATGGCTAAACTAGACAAAGGAATATTTGTCCGACACCTTATGCCGTCTATACAGACAAATAGGGTCAGTGGAGTAACGAAATTGGAATAGAGTAAAGTAGCAGGATAGGGATGAAAGTGCTAATGGAAAGGATTGACAAATAAATATAATTTTGATAAATTTATTGATAAAGTTAATAGTTTCTTTGGATTCAATCCAAAGATGGCATCCAAATAAGTTCCTTATTTGGTATATAAAATTTTATTTTATAGCCACCTAGTTAAAATAAAGTGTCCCATTTTCGAGGGCCTTTAATTTAACAGGTGGCTTTTATTTTTTTAAAGGAGCTGGAAACATGGGTAATATTGCTAAATTTAATGAAGAAAAAATCTTAAACGAGTATTTTGACTACTTAAAATCTGAAGAGGCAACCATCGTGTACATTACAAAAAACTTAGTCAAAGGTATTGATACTAAAAAGAAATGGATTGATGTTATTGACTTTGATTGCTGGGGTTCAATAGGAAAAAAACTGCCTTCAATTATATTGTTGTGGAATTATTTGATAGAAAGTTAAATCCTGAGTATCCCGAAAATGCCAATTCTCAATTAAAAAAGGCTATAACATGGAGAACTTGCCATAATGATATAGGTCAGCAAAGATCCAAAGGGATTCGGGGACAAATGTTT
The DNA window shown above is from Bacillus sp. T3 and carries:
- a CDS encoding phosphatase PAP2 family protein, which codes for MKKETIKSYLLTVSSLISIPLLGLIYVYLNHPGPKVHSLVTDLDRQIPFIKIFVIPYLFWYVFIFIGFLYLAYKNRKLFFQTLLQFNIGRLICYGVYIVYQTHVPRPQLTGDNWLINLVHFVYRSDEPFNCFPSIHVLTSYLMMKAYLVGEGIPRIYKVSVTLMSVLIIASTQFIKQHVLLDILGAIVVAEVMTYFMAKLDKGIFVRHLMPSIQTNRVSGVTKLE